The following proteins come from a genomic window of Sphaerisporangium rubeum:
- a CDS encoding MFS transporter, with protein MVGMTTTESQRRRLHRAWIVAGVALVAIVGAAGFRATPGVLITPLEEEFGWSRGTISLAVSVNLILFGVTAPFAAALMDRFGMRRVVATALLLVSLGSGLTVFMTQSWQLIACWGVLVGFGTGSMAMVFVATVADRWFVRHRGVVIGVLTAGGAAGQLVFLPVLAWLAEGPGWRTAALVVAVAALSVVPLVWFLLHDHPRDVGLTALGAPPDVPGDAGPVRTGGAAARALSVLRSAARTRPFWYLAGGFAICGASTNGLVGTHFIPAAHDHGMPETTAAGLLALVGVFDIAGTVLSGWLSDRVDPRKLLGAYYALRGLSLLILPSLFAGTTQPSMLVFIIFYGLDWVATVPPTVALCRSIYGKDGAVVFGWVFASHQVGAALAATAAGVTRDHLGHYDAAWYAAGILCAAAAWMSLLIVSRTRTSAPSPRTPAATP; from the coding sequence ATGGTCGGCATGACTACGACGGAATCGCAGAGGCGGCGGTTGCACCGGGCCTGGATCGTGGCCGGGGTCGCGCTCGTGGCCATCGTGGGGGCGGCCGGTTTCCGTGCCACACCAGGGGTCCTGATCACCCCGCTCGAGGAGGAGTTCGGCTGGAGCCGGGGCACCATCTCGCTGGCGGTGTCGGTGAACCTCATCCTGTTCGGCGTCACCGCTCCGTTCGCCGCCGCGCTGATGGACCGCTTCGGCATGCGCCGCGTGGTCGCCACCGCGCTGCTGCTGGTGTCCCTCGGCAGCGGCCTGACCGTCTTCATGACCCAGAGCTGGCAGCTGATCGCCTGCTGGGGTGTGCTGGTGGGCTTCGGCACCGGCTCCATGGCCATGGTCTTCGTCGCCACCGTCGCCGACCGCTGGTTCGTACGGCACCGCGGCGTCGTCATCGGCGTGCTGACGGCCGGTGGCGCCGCGGGCCAGCTCGTCTTCCTCCCTGTGCTCGCCTGGCTCGCCGAGGGGCCCGGCTGGCGTACCGCCGCGCTGGTCGTGGCCGTCGCCGCGCTGAGCGTCGTCCCGCTGGTGTGGTTCCTGCTGCACGACCATCCGCGGGACGTGGGCCTGACCGCGCTCGGCGCGCCTCCCGACGTCCCCGGTGACGCCGGGCCGGTCCGTACCGGAGGCGCCGCCGCGCGGGCTCTGAGCGTGTTGCGCTCGGCGGCCCGCACCCGGCCGTTCTGGTACCTGGCCGGCGGGTTCGCCATCTGCGGCGCCAGTACCAACGGCCTGGTCGGCACCCACTTCATCCCCGCCGCGCACGACCACGGCATGCCGGAGACCACCGCCGCGGGGCTGCTCGCGCTGGTCGGCGTGTTCGACATCGCCGGCACCGTGTTGTCGGGCTGGCTGAGCGACCGCGTGGACCCGAGGAAGCTCCTCGGCGCCTACTACGCGCTGCGCGGGCTGTCGCTGCTGATCCTGCCGTCGCTGTTCGCCGGGACGACCCAGCCGAGCATGCTGGTCTTCATCATCTTCTACGGGCTCGACTGGGTGGCCACCGTCCCGCCGACCGTGGCCCTGTGCCGCAGCATCTACGGCAAGGACGGCGCCGTGGTCTTCGGCTGGGTCTTCGCCTCCCACCAGGTCGGGGCCGCGCTCGCCGCCACCGCGGCCGGGGTGACGCGTGACCACCTCGGTCACTACGACGCCGCCTGGTACGCGGCGGGGATCCTCTGCGCCGCGGCCGCCTGGATGTCCCTGCTCATCGTCAGCCGTACGAGGACGTCCGCGCCGTCCCCGCGCACCCCCGCCGCCACACCGTGA
- a CDS encoding ATP-dependent DNA ligase yields MLLIDLARTSAAVAADSARLAKIRHLAELLSRVEPAEAEIAVAYLSGELPQRQIGVGWATLRDLPGPRQIASATLTEVDALFTQIKTQTGPGSQAVRKALISDLFRSLTSQEQSFLLRLLGGELRQGALNGVMIEAVAKAASVPSAEVRRALTLRGWLPAVGAAALTGGVEALRSFHLEVGRPVAPMLAQSAPNLPAALLKIGGPVAFEWKLDGIRVQTHRSGDRVKVFTRTLDDITPQVPELVDAALSLAADDLVLDGEVIAMRPDGRPEPFQVTAARVASKLDVERLRETTPLQVFFFDALRVHGKDMLDLPDSERHTALEQAVPATLLIPRLVTADAEEATAFYTDALRRGHEGVVAKSPATPYAAGRRGAGWIKVKPRHTLDLVVLAAEWGHGRRQGKLSNLHLGARDPHTGDFVMLGKTFKGLTDELLTWQTEHFPTLADGPTDTAVVTLRPELVVEIAFDGVQRSPRYPGGLALRFARVLRYRPDKPPTEADTIETVRSLLL; encoded by the coding sequence ATGTTGCTCATCGACCTCGCGCGCACCTCGGCTGCCGTCGCGGCGGACTCGGCGCGCCTCGCCAAGATCCGTCATCTCGCCGAGTTGCTGAGCCGGGTCGAGCCCGCCGAGGCCGAGATCGCCGTCGCCTACCTCTCCGGTGAGCTGCCGCAACGGCAGATCGGTGTCGGCTGGGCCACGCTGCGCGATCTGCCGGGCCCCCGGCAGATCGCGAGCGCCACCCTCACCGAGGTCGACGCGCTGTTCACCCAGATCAAGACCCAGACCGGCCCGGGATCACAGGCGGTGAGAAAGGCGCTGATCTCCGACCTGTTCCGTTCACTCACCAGTCAGGAGCAGTCGTTCCTGCTCCGCCTGCTCGGCGGGGAACTGCGGCAGGGTGCGCTGAACGGCGTCATGATCGAAGCGGTCGCCAAGGCGGCGAGCGTGCCGTCCGCCGAGGTGCGCCGCGCGCTGACGCTGCGCGGCTGGCTCCCCGCCGTCGGCGCCGCCGCGCTCACCGGCGGCGTGGAGGCCCTGCGTTCCTTCCACCTGGAGGTCGGCCGTCCCGTGGCGCCGATGCTGGCGCAGAGCGCGCCGAACCTCCCCGCCGCGCTGCTGAAGATCGGCGGCCCGGTCGCGTTCGAGTGGAAGCTCGACGGCATCCGCGTGCAGACCCACCGCTCCGGCGACCGCGTCAAGGTGTTCACCCGCACCCTCGACGACATCACTCCGCAGGTCCCCGAACTGGTGGACGCCGCGCTGTCCCTCGCCGCCGACGACCTCGTGCTGGACGGCGAGGTGATCGCCATGCGTCCCGACGGCCGTCCCGAGCCGTTCCAGGTGACCGCCGCCAGGGTCGCCTCCAAACTGGACGTGGAACGCCTGCGGGAGACGACGCCGCTCCAGGTCTTCTTCTTCGACGCGCTGCGCGTGCACGGCAAGGACATGCTCGATCTGCCTGACAGCGAACGCCACACCGCGCTGGAACAGGCCGTCCCCGCCACCCTGCTCATCCCCCGCCTGGTCACCGCCGACGCCGAAGAGGCCACGGCCTTCTACACCGACGCGCTGCGCCGCGGTCACGAAGGCGTGGTCGCCAAGTCCCCCGCCACGCCGTACGCCGCCGGCCGCCGCGGCGCGGGCTGGATCAAGGTCAAGCCCCGCCACACCCTGGACCTCGTGGTCCTCGCCGCCGAATGGGGCCACGGCCGCCGCCAAGGCAAGCTCTCCAACCTCCACCTAGGCGCGCGGGACCCGCACACCGGCGACTTCGTCATGCTCGGCAAGACCTTCAAAGGTCTGACCGACGAGCTCCTGACCTGGCAGACCGAACACTTCCCCACACTCGCCGACGGCCCCACCGACACCGCCGTGGTCACCCTCCGCCCCGAGCTGGTGGTCGAGATCGCCTTCGACGGCGTCCAGCGCTCCCCCCGCTACCCCGGCGGCCTGGCCCTCCGCTTCGCCAGAGTCCTCCGCTACCGTCCGGACAAGCCACCCACCGAGGCCGACACCATAGAGACCGTCCGCTCTCTCCTCCTGTAA
- a CDS encoding Maf family protein, with product MTEIVLASASPARLALLRGAGLDPKVIVSGVDEEAVTAESPAALCLALARAKASVVAAGLSAGLVIGCDSVLELDGQAYGKPASADEAAARWRSMRGRTGRLLTGHCVIDATTGEEVAEVGSTVVHFGTPGDDEIAAYVANGEPLRVAGAFTLDGLGGWFVNAIEGDHGNVLGLSLPLLRDLFGRLGVPVTSLWR from the coding sequence ATGACCGAGATCGTTCTCGCCTCCGCCTCACCGGCCAGGCTCGCACTGCTGCGAGGCGCCGGGCTCGACCCCAAGGTGATCGTCAGCGGTGTGGACGAGGAGGCCGTGACCGCCGAGTCCCCGGCGGCCCTGTGCCTGGCCCTCGCACGCGCCAAGGCCTCGGTGGTGGCCGCCGGCCTGAGCGCCGGCCTGGTCATCGGCTGCGACTCGGTCCTGGAGCTCGACGGCCAGGCGTACGGCAAGCCCGCCTCCGCCGACGAGGCCGCCGCACGCTGGCGTTCCATGCGCGGCCGCACAGGCAGGCTTCTCACCGGCCACTGCGTGATCGACGCCACCACCGGCGAGGAAGTCGCCGAGGTGGGTTCCACAGTGGTCCACTTCGGCACCCCAGGCGACGACGAGATCGCGGCCTACGTGGCCAACGGCGAGCCCCTGCGCGTCGCCGGCGCCTTCACCCTCGACGGCCTCGGCGGCTGGTTCGTCAACGCCATCGAAGGCGACCACGGCAACGTCCTCGGCCTGTCCCTCCCCCTGCTCCGCGACCTCTTCGGCCGCCTCGGCGTCCCGGTCACCTCCTTGTGGCGCTGA
- a CDS encoding DUF1707 and DUF4870 domain-containing protein has protein sequence MPSEGAWGHVPDPRLRVSNQDRDQVVEHVTTAYAEGRLDKTEFDERLHQAMTARTHADLAPIMRDLYGTPAVAPRPVPPVQRHAGGRPRYGMPVTGGERFGAMAAHLLPVFGLSFVGPLIMLLTGGRTSPFIRAHAVEALNFHLTIAGAVLLLPFTIVGALLIPVILIVAVVLGVVGAASAGGDTPYRYPFTLRLVK, from the coding sequence ATGCCGTCCGAGGGCGCGTGGGGGCACGTTCCCGATCCGCGGCTCCGGGTGTCCAACCAGGACCGCGACCAGGTGGTCGAGCACGTCACCACCGCGTACGCGGAGGGCAGGCTCGACAAGACCGAGTTCGACGAGCGGCTGCACCAGGCGATGACGGCGCGCACCCACGCCGACCTCGCCCCCATCATGCGTGACCTGTACGGGACGCCGGCCGTCGCGCCGAGGCCGGTACCGCCGGTTCAGAGGCATGCCGGCGGCCGTCCGCGTTACGGCATGCCGGTGACCGGTGGGGAGAGGTTCGGCGCGATGGCGGCCCACCTGCTGCCGGTCTTCGGCCTGTCCTTCGTCGGTCCGCTGATCATGTTGCTGACCGGTGGCCGGACCTCGCCGTTCATCCGTGCGCACGCCGTGGAGGCGCTGAACTTCCACCTGACCATCGCCGGAGCGGTCCTGCTGCTGCCGTTCACCATCGTCGGCGCACTGCTGATCCCGGTCATCTTGATCGTGGCCGTCGTCCTCGGCGTCGTCGGAGCGGCGAGCGCGGGAGGCGACACGCCGTACCGGTACCCGTTCACGCTCCGCCTGGTGAAGTGA
- a CDS encoding general stress protein, whose amino-acid sequence MLTSSPEPTPAMPEDRRLLVSYDNYAAAQRTVDTLSDAGYPVQNVAIIGSDLRLEERVTGRLTNPRAALSGAISGAVFGFIVGMFLGLFTSTTASFVALVLWALLWGAVMGAAFGFASHAFKGGTRDFTSRSAIVAGRYDVLVPAAALEQALTILDGGVTPADTVAVPRPPSAGVAPTVFSHATAPQPPVPPQTPTGPWTHDTGSHAGSGPRTEAHTTGSHAETHETGPRTEAFDMRPDAETHETGASAPVHDSGPYAPARHTGPEAPEHDGAEPRVAADETGPRASAPEAGPHVPAQGTSPDTPAATASPSRGATRPTAE is encoded by the coding sequence ATGCTCACCTCTTCACCTGAGCCGACCCCGGCCATGCCGGAGGATCGGCGGCTTCTGGTCAGCTACGACAACTACGCGGCCGCGCAGCGCACCGTGGACACCCTCTCCGACGCCGGCTATCCGGTGCAGAACGTCGCCATCATCGGCAGCGACCTGCGTCTGGAGGAGAGGGTCACCGGACGGCTCACCAACCCGCGCGCGGCGCTGTCCGGCGCGATCAGCGGCGCCGTCTTCGGTTTCATCGTCGGGATGTTCCTCGGGCTGTTCACCTCGACCACCGCGTCATTCGTCGCGCTGGTGCTGTGGGCCCTGCTGTGGGGCGCCGTGATGGGGGCCGCGTTCGGCTTCGCCAGCCACGCGTTCAAGGGTGGCACGCGCGACTTCACCTCACGCAGCGCCATCGTCGCCGGCCGGTACGACGTCCTGGTCCCCGCCGCGGCCCTGGAGCAGGCGCTCACGATCCTCGACGGCGGCGTCACCCCCGCCGACACCGTCGCCGTCCCGCGTCCCCCGTCCGCCGGTGTGGCCCCGACGGTCTTCAGCCACGCCACGGCCCCCCAGCCCCCCGTCCCGCCGCAGACCCCCACCGGCCCCTGGACCCACGACACCGGGTCGCACGCCGGGTCCGGCCCGCGCACCGAGGCCCACACCACCGGATCGCATGCCGAGACCCACGAGACCGGCCCGCGCACCGAGGCCTTCGACATGAGGCCGGACGCCGAGACCCATGAGACCGGCGCCTCCGCTCCGGTCCACGACAGCGGCCCCTACGCTCCGGCCCGCCACACCGGCCCCGAGGCCCCGGAGCACGACGGTGCCGAGCCCCGCGTGGCGGCCGACGAGACCGGTCCCCGTGCCTCGGCGCCGGAGGCCGGACCCCACGTCCCGGCGCAGGGCACCTCGCCGGACACCCCCGCCGCCACCGCCTCCCCCTCGCGTGGCGCCACCCGTCCGACCGCGGAGTGA
- a CDS encoding DUF4192 domain-containing protein, whose amino-acid sequence MTPSPILLTSPEDILGAVPYLLGFHPADSLVVIAFSGRGSRGELRVTTRWDLPSEPGSFDRLVPLFRRERVTHVIVAGFGSGALVTPAVEEVLRLLREAGIDVIEALRADDSRYWSYVCQKAECCPPDGTPYDPVTGPVAARATVNGMVALPGRDHLRYAVSPVEGPPRTAMREATTWATDHLRTRLAPLTGTTTAPPPHPESTDADAAGGGVAGGGMAGGGINGADMVQAAVAGGDSARAAGSGGGVRDVGEAIRVFVGDGLARVRAAIATYAAGDRLSDREAAMLGMDLAVLRVRDEAWTSMGDDTEDAHIALWGDLTRRLEPRFVPPAASLLAAAAWRRGDCALAAVAVERALAEDPAYSMALLVAQGLRQLVSPAILRDRMPTPQDLDDSMGPPRVEWLQPLLTLLEHPRACRPPCAPSTG is encoded by the coding sequence ATGACTCCCTCACCCATCCTCCTCACCTCTCCTGAGGACATCCTCGGAGCCGTTCCCTACCTCCTCGGCTTCCACCCCGCCGACAGCCTCGTCGTCATCGCCTTCTCCGGCCGGGGGTCGCGCGGTGAACTGCGTGTCACCACCCGCTGGGACCTCCCTTCGGAACCCGGCTCCTTCGACCGCCTCGTGCCGCTGTTCCGCCGCGAGCGCGTCACCCACGTGATCGTGGCCGGCTTCGGCTCAGGGGCACTCGTCACCCCTGCCGTGGAGGAGGTGCTGCGCCTGCTGAGAGAGGCAGGCATCGATGTCATCGAAGCCCTGCGCGCCGACGATTCCCGCTACTGGTCCTACGTCTGCCAGAAAGCCGAGTGCTGCCCCCCGGACGGCACCCCCTACGACCCGGTGACCGGCCCGGTGGCCGCCAGGGCCACCGTGAACGGCATGGTCGCCCTCCCCGGACGCGATCACCTGCGCTACGCGGTGTCCCCTGTGGAAGGCCCACCACGCACAGCCATGCGCGAGGCCACCACCTGGGCCACAGACCACCTGCGCACACGACTGGCTCCCCTCACCGGCACCACGACGGCGCCACCACCGCATCCTGAGTCGACCGATGCCGATGCGGCCGGTGGTGGTGTCGCCGGTGGTGGGATGGCAGGTGGTGGCATCAATGGCGCCGACATGGTTCAGGCCGCGGTGGCCGGTGGTGACTCGGCCCGAGCGGCGGGTTCTGGGGGTGGTGTGCGGGATGTCGGGGAGGCCATCAGGGTGTTCGTCGGTGATGGGCTGGCGCGGGTGCGGGCGGCGATCGCGACGTACGCGGCGGGGGATCGGCTGAGTGATCGGGAGGCGGCGATGCTGGGGATGGATCTGGCGGTGTTACGTGTGCGGGACGAGGCGTGGACGTCGATGGGGGACGACACCGAGGACGCGCACATCGCTCTGTGGGGAGACCTCACCCGCAGGCTGGAGCCGCGGTTCGTGCCACCTGCGGCGTCGCTTCTCGCGGCCGCGGCCTGGCGGCGCGGGGACTGCGCTCTGGCGGCTGTCGCCGTCGAGCGCGCTCTGGCCGAGGACCCCGCCTACTCGATGGCGCTTCTCGTGGCCCAGGGCCTCCGCCAGCTCGTCAGCCCGGCCATCCTGCGTGACCGCATGCCGACCCCACAGGACCTGGACGACTCCATGGGACCACCTCGAGTCGAGTGGCTGCAACCGCTGCTCACCCTTCTCGAACACCCCCGGGCCTGTCGTCCTCCGTGCGCGCCTTCCACCGGATGA
- a CDS encoding septal ring lytic transglycosylase RlpA family protein produces the protein MGSQDPTLTANTRSRRRLTLTVAAALAVATAAAGGTWLLTGGTPAKLTATATIATRPPDTPPPGAPSATSPASAPTPAPSPTETAAPGSPEPATDQALPPQTPAPKQPQKTPAPKKTPKKKAPVKSKVLASGSCGASFYDEGQMTASGERFNPNAMTAAHKTLPMGSIVRVINPGNGASVKVRINDRGPFIAGRCLDLSRAAFDAIGSLSAGTMTVRYQVLAR, from the coding sequence TTGGGCTCACAAGACCCCACCCTCACCGCGAACACCCGCAGCCGGCGTCGCCTGACCCTCACGGTCGCAGCCGCGCTCGCCGTCGCGACCGCCGCAGCCGGCGGCACATGGCTCCTGACCGGTGGAACACCGGCAAAGCTCACCGCCACCGCGACCATCGCCACCCGTCCCCCGGACACCCCTCCTCCCGGCGCACCAAGCGCCACATCCCCCGCGTCCGCCCCCACTCCCGCCCCCTCGCCGACCGAAACCGCCGCCCCCGGCTCCCCCGAGCCGGCCACGGACCAGGCCCTCCCCCCGCAGACCCCCGCACCGAAGCAGCCGCAGAAGACCCCGGCTCCCAAGAAGACACCGAAGAAGAAGGCCCCGGTGAAGAGCAAGGTCCTCGCCTCCGGCTCGTGCGGCGCCTCCTTCTACGACGAGGGCCAGATGACGGCCAGCGGCGAGCGCTTCAACCCGAACGCCATGACGGCGGCCCACAAGACCCTCCCCATGGGAAGCATCGTCCGCGTCATCAACCCCGGCAACGGCGCATCGGTCAAAGTCCGCATCAACGACCGCGGCCCCTTCATCGCCGGCCGTTGCCTCGACCTGTCCCGCGCCGCCTTCGACGCCATAGGCAGCCTGAGCGCAGGCACCATGACCGTCAGATACCAGGTACTGGCCCGCTGA
- a CDS encoding EI24 domain-containing protein, translating into MSTMGHAAGGGVRGVADGVKYFFQGVGWVSRHPRQWLFGLVPALIAFVLYVAALAVLGTYAGDLAAWATPFADGWSETARDLLRVLIGVVVFGLGLVLALVTFTAVTLTIGGPFYEKLSERVEDDLGGGPTAPDIPLWRSITRSVRDSLVTLGWVLVFTIPLFFLGFVPVIGQTVVPVLGAAVSGFFLTVELTTIAMERRSMTRRTRFAALRAAKSPALGFGILTFLLFLIPFLAVLAMPAAIAGATFLVRARYSPPSGNL; encoded by the coding sequence ATGAGCACGATGGGGCATGCCGCAGGCGGTGGCGTCCGCGGCGTCGCGGACGGGGTCAAGTACTTCTTCCAAGGGGTCGGCTGGGTCTCACGCCACCCCCGGCAGTGGCTGTTCGGCCTGGTTCCCGCGCTGATCGCGTTCGTGCTGTACGTCGCCGCGCTCGCCGTGCTCGGGACGTACGCCGGTGACCTGGCCGCCTGGGCCACCCCGTTCGCTGACGGCTGGTCCGAGACGGCACGCGATCTCCTGCGCGTCCTGATCGGTGTGGTGGTCTTCGGCCTCGGTCTCGTGCTCGCTCTCGTGACCTTCACCGCCGTCACCCTGACGATCGGCGGGCCGTTCTACGAGAAACTCTCAGAACGCGTCGAGGACGACCTGGGTGGCGGCCCCACGGCCCCCGACATCCCCCTCTGGCGGTCGATCACCCGCTCCGTCCGCGACAGCCTCGTCACACTCGGCTGGGTCCTGGTCTTCACCATCCCTCTCTTCTTCCTGGGCTTCGTCCCCGTCATCGGCCAGACCGTGGTCCCCGTGCTCGGCGCCGCCGTCTCCGGCTTCTTCCTGACCGTGGAACTCACCACCATCGCCATGGAACGCCGCTCCATGACCCGCCGCACCCGCTTCGCGGCTCTCCGCGCCGCCAAGTCCCCAGCCCTGGGCTTCGGCATCCTCACCTTCCTCCTGTTCCTCATCCCCTTCCTGGCCGTACTGGCCATGCCCGCCGCCATAGCCGGCGCCACCTTCCTCGTCCGAGCCCGTTACTCCCCACCTTCCGGCAATCTTTGA
- a CDS encoding GuaB1 family IMP dehydrogenase-related protein, translating to MRFLNEQVPAHDLTYSDVFMVPMRSAVGSRLDVDLSAGDGTGTTIPIVVANMTAVAGRRMAETIARRGGIAVIPQDIPIEVVADVIDWVKKRDLVHDTPLTLTPHATVGEALHLLPKRAHGAVIVVDWDGRPVGVVTEADCKGVDMFTQLSQVMSGSPLTIPAGADPRAAFDVLHEGRHRLAPVVDAEGRLQGVLTRTGALRATLYRPAVDATGRLRIAAAVGINGDVAAKAKELLDAGVDCLVVDTAHGHQEKMLTALASVRALRPDVPIAAGNVVTAAGVRDLVDAGADIVKVGVGPGAMCTTRMMTGVGRPQFSAVVECAAQARALGRHVWADGGVRHPRDVALALAAGASNVMIGSWFAGTYESPGDTHSDADGRLYKENYGMASARAVRLRTSDDTPFDRARKAVFEEGISTSRMYLDPRRPSVEDQLDAIVAGLRSSMTYAGATTLEEFHERAVVGLQSSSGYSEGMPLHQSW from the coding sequence GTGCGATTCCTCAACGAACAGGTGCCGGCCCACGACCTGACCTACAGCGATGTGTTCATGGTCCCCATGAGGTCGGCGGTGGGCTCCCGGCTCGACGTCGACCTGTCCGCCGGTGACGGCACCGGCACGACCATCCCGATCGTGGTGGCCAACATGACCGCCGTCGCCGGCCGCCGCATGGCCGAGACGATCGCGAGACGCGGCGGCATCGCGGTCATCCCGCAGGACATTCCCATCGAGGTCGTCGCCGACGTCATCGACTGGGTGAAGAAGCGCGACCTGGTGCACGACACCCCGCTCACGCTCACCCCTCACGCCACCGTCGGCGAGGCGCTCCACCTGCTGCCGAAGCGGGCCCACGGCGCCGTCATCGTCGTCGACTGGGACGGCCGTCCCGTCGGCGTCGTCACCGAGGCCGACTGCAAAGGCGTGGACATGTTCACGCAGCTGTCCCAGGTGATGTCCGGTTCCCCGCTGACCATCCCGGCCGGCGCCGACCCGCGGGCCGCGTTCGACGTGCTGCACGAGGGACGGCACCGCCTGGCGCCGGTCGTCGACGCCGAGGGCCGCCTGCAAGGTGTGCTGACCCGCACCGGCGCGCTGCGCGCCACGCTGTACCGGCCCGCCGTGGACGCGACCGGCCGGTTGCGGATCGCCGCCGCCGTCGGCATCAACGGCGACGTGGCCGCCAAGGCCAAGGAACTGCTGGACGCCGGGGTGGACTGCCTGGTGGTGGACACCGCGCACGGGCACCAGGAGAAGATGCTCACCGCGCTCGCGTCCGTGCGCGCGCTGCGGCCCGACGTGCCGATCGCCGCGGGCAACGTGGTGACCGCCGCCGGGGTTCGCGACCTGGTCGACGCCGGCGCCGACATCGTGAAGGTCGGCGTCGGCCCCGGCGCGATGTGCACGACGCGCATGATGACCGGCGTCGGCCGGCCCCAGTTCTCCGCCGTGGTGGAGTGCGCCGCGCAGGCGAGGGCCCTCGGCAGGCACGTGTGGGCCGACGGCGGCGTGCGCCACCCCCGCGACGTGGCGCTCGCCCTGGCCGCCGGCGCGAGCAACGTCATGATCGGCTCGTGGTTCGCCGGCACGTACGAGTCCCCCGGCGACACCCACAGCGACGCCGACGGCCGCCTGTACAAAGAGAACTACGGCATGGCCTCCGCACGCGCCGTACGCCTGCGCACCTCCGACGACACCCCGTTCGACCGCGCACGCAAAGCCGTCTTCGAGGAAGGCATCTCGACGTCCCGCATGTACCTCGACCCCCGCCGGCCGAGCGTAGAGGACCAACTCGACGCCATCGTGGCCGGCCTGCGATCCTCGATGACATACGCCGGCGCCACCACACTGGAAGAGTTCCACGAACGCGCCGTGGTCGGCCTGCAGAGCTCATCGGGCTACTCCGAGGGCATGCCACTGCACCAAAGCTGGTGA
- a CDS encoding peptidyl-tRNA hydrolase, producing MSPLDHPDQRVLPLVVRVERAAPPSRTDALEATATAVLRLLDDERSTSGEWAEAIRAWETAAIRKVVRRARGAEWRRVLDLPGITVELRSAQVRVHPPVPLDGWPRDLSRLQVSGTDLTDGDDEPGPPDESGPVLWMNPGLTMSAGKAMAQAGHAAQLAWWGTGAEARRAWRDGGLTVAVRTAGQDRWAELAGGDLPIVRDAGFTEIEPGSRTVVADAPWLRAGGARPAAWGPLRDPAG from the coding sequence ATGAGTCCGCTGGATCACCCCGATCAACGGGTCCTCCCGCTTGTCGTCCGCGTCGAGCGGGCCGCGCCTCCCTCGCGTACCGACGCGCTGGAGGCCACGGCCACCGCCGTGCTGCGGCTGCTGGACGACGAGAGATCGACCTCGGGGGAGTGGGCCGAGGCGATCCGCGCCTGGGAGACGGCGGCCATCCGCAAGGTGGTCAGACGGGCCAGGGGAGCGGAGTGGCGCAGGGTCCTCGACCTGCCGGGGATCACGGTGGAACTGCGGTCGGCGCAGGTGCGGGTGCATCCGCCGGTGCCGCTGGACGGCTGGCCGAGGGACCTGTCGCGGCTCCAGGTCTCCGGCACCGACCTGACCGACGGGGACGACGAGCCGGGGCCACCCGACGAGAGCGGCCCGGTGCTCTGGATGAATCCGGGTCTCACCATGTCGGCCGGCAAGGCCATGGCCCAGGCCGGTCACGCCGCGCAGCTCGCGTGGTGGGGCACCGGTGCGGAGGCGCGCCGCGCCTGGCGGGACGGCGGCCTGACGGTGGCGGTGCGCACCGCAGGCCAGGACCGCTGGGCCGAGCTCGCCGGCGGCGACCTGCCGATCGTCCGGGACGCCGGGTTCACCGAGATCGAGCCGGGTTCTCGCACGGTGGTGGCGGACGCTCCGTGGTTGCGCGCGGGTGGGGCCCGGCCCGCGGCATGGGGTCCGCTGCGCGACCCCGCGGGCTGA
- a CDS encoding FKBP-type peptidyl-prolyl cis-trans isomerase, with protein MALEKPEIDFPEGQPPQDLEIVDITVGDGEEAKPGHMVNVHYVGVSFSTGEEFDASWNRGDSFQFPLGAGRVIAGWDQGVAGMKVGGRRRLTIPPHLGYGNRGAGNAIKPGETLIFVVDLLGVS; from the coding sequence GTGGCACTCGAGAAGCCCGAGATCGATTTCCCGGAGGGCCAGCCGCCGCAGGATCTCGAGATCGTAGACATCACCGTGGGGGACGGTGAGGAGGCCAAGCCCGGCCACATGGTGAACGTTCACTATGTCGGCGTCTCGTTCTCCACGGGTGAGGAGTTCGACGCCTCCTGGAACCGCGGCGACAGCTTCCAGTTCCCCCTCGGCGCCGGCCGTGTCATCGCCGGCTGGGACCAGGGTGTCGCCGGCATGAAGGTCGGCGGTCGCCGCCGCCTCACCATCCCGCCGCACCTCGGCTACGGCAACCGCGGCGCCGGCAACGCCATCAAGCCCGGCGAGACCCTGATCTTCGTCGTCGACCTCCTCGGCGTGAGCTGA